GGGCTTCCTTCCGGACGCACAAAAGATGGCCCAGTTTGCCGATTACCTTAGCCGGTTGCGTGCGGAAAAGGTGAAACGCATTGCGACCCGTGACGAACTGCAGTCCGACATCCGGAAGAAGGCACAGCAGCTCGATTGGGTACCGCGGAAGGACCGGCACCGGGAACTTATCAATGAACAGACGCTTATACCTTCGCTGAGCAATCTGCACGAGCTGCAACATTTGGACTTTGTGCTTTCGGGACTGTTGGAGCgtaaacagcagcagcagcaacaacaacagcaaaccaacGCCaccaagcaacaaacaaagaaggcgaaaaagcaggaaaaacgaaagaagCAAACTCAATCCGAAGAATCAACCATCCCGCCGACCAGTACCGATGGTGAACTACCGGTAGGTGAAGAGGAGGACGACACGGCGGTCGAACAGGAATTGCGTAAAAAGACTGTTTCCCCACCACCGGCGCCACCGTCATCGCCCGTCTCGGAAATTGAAATTCCCGTgtccaaaacaacaaacggaaTGTTCGAGAAGACGATCGAAGCGTACATGCGCGTCGAGAAGAAAGCGGGCCGACCAGCCGATAGGCAGAAAATCATCGAAGAAATGTTCCGACGCTTCCGGGCAAGCATTAACGTTTGGTGGGAGCGTTGCCTGATCCTGCCAAATGAGCGCCAGCAGTGCAAAGTACTGTACACGGATCAGCTCGACGAGGAAGCGTTCATAGCGCACATTGAGCAGCAGAAATTGCTCCAGAGCTATTACCACGAAAATGAGCCCATTTTCCGACTAATCTACCAGTGGGCGGAACTCTGGAACCGTTCGCTCCAGCTGCAGGACGCCGAATGTAAGATGCCGCAAGAACTGGCGGAAGCAAAGGAACAGCTGACCACGATTCGGAACCAGCTGGAGGGTAAATGTCGTGAGTTCGAACAACGGTGCCAGGTGAAATTCACCATGTACGGGATGCCGGTAATGCAGGTGCTGCAACGGTGCCAGGATAAGCGCGAAAAGCTGAAGCTGGCAAAGAGCTGCAAGCTCGTTCAGCAAGCACCCGTCGTGCGTACCAGGACAACGCACGCCGGACAGCAACTGGCGCCCGAGTTGGTGCTAGAGTTGAGCCTGATGTTGCGCGATTTGATGATCGAAAAGCAGACGGAAGAAGAAGACGGACCGGACGGCAAGCAATCCGAGACGGATACGGACGATTCGAATCGTGGCAGTGAGGACGagagcggcagcagcagcaccaacagcaacactaGCAGCGATGATGGCGGCGAGGTGAATCAGAAGCGCGACGATGAATTGCTGGAGGAGGCCTTCGCGTCGGCCACTGCGGCAGTCACCACTGTAAGTGTTCCCTTTGTCCTAAATTGGGAGTACGTTTAAGCTTGGATTTAGCGTTGAGAAAACTCACTCTGTGTCTCTTTTCCGTTCTAGAAAAACCGCATCCATTCCGTTAACGGGCATCCGACGTCCTCCTCCTGAAGGGCGGCGTGGCTGAGAGCAACAAGACACCAGTTTACAGCAGAATCAACAATTTGCGCATAAGATTTAGTAGAATCGCATGGGGCGCATCATGCATCATCCTCGCGCGAAACCGAGTgccttttttattatcttcttcccttgatcgtttttttaatCATGTATTATTGAGCCGGAATTCCTGCTCGCTGGTATTCCTTAATCGTTTCCAACCggaccctcccccccccccccccccccttcaaaCATACATATATAGCCAGTTTTAATAATTGTGGTTAGGAGCTTTCAGTTTTCATTCATCTATTATACGCCTAGAGATATAAGCAGCGTTACCAGCAGTGTTAGAGCCTCTGGTAGTACAAGGACATTTTATCGTTAGCTTCGTCGTCGTATCGTCGTATTCCCTGTTAATCCGCAAGTTACAGTTACATGCTAAGTCTAGGTCCATACATGATAGGACACAGAAACCGTTAACATACGCGCGCATACACTGACCAAATAAAAATCCGTTTGCTTTTTCATGGTTTCCGCTACGAGCACGCTCGAAGGAACAGACCAAACGCAAATAACTATTCGCACTTCACCGCTCTTTACTCTATAAATTATTATGGAGAATTGAAAGAAACTTACTGTAAATAGGATTGTAAATTTAATGTACATGATGGAAGACGGAGATCTACTTGACTAGAAGAAAAGATTAGGAATCGGATAATCAAAGACTGATCAGATTGTCACCATGAGgtcaagctttttttaaattccggACAACCTTGAGGACGAATGGAAAATTCTCTTTGCCTCTCACGTTCACCACAAGTCTTCCACAAAACTTAGTAATAGTGAGGAGGATAAACGAGGTATCAGTAATGATGTTAACTGACTAAAGCAAAAGCTTCAAAGAGATTCAGCTGGCGCAGGAAAACCtcctttttaaatttaacgaTTAAATTTTGGAAGTCAATGGAAGACTTCTTCTGCAATGTTATTTCTGTCAGAATATGCCATTCGTCGGAGATACTTGATCTCCAATTCGTTGTCCACTTACCTGATAAATCTGCTACAAAGTGCTTCTTTCACGATGATTTCCTCAAGACTTGGTGGTGTCTGGATTTGTGTCTTTTGCTCCCACGTAATGTAGCGTTTCGTATTACTCACCAAAGTGGATCAAAATTCACACCTTTTATAACCAAATTATAAGCTTTGTTACTCTCGTACCTCGTGGTTAAACTTcccagttttttcttcttctctttattACGTACACTTCATTTGCTTCCcccagttttgttttggttatttACGCATCCACAAACACgccttttcgtttgttttgtttcgtttttacaTAATCAATCCAACTGTTTCTTTTAATCAAGTTTCCTATTTTACAATCTATTTGTTCATCTGGAGTTTGATCTTCTCTTCCCAGCGCTGATGCTCTGTACGATGGATCTTTCGAAATCCAAAGAAAAACCCCTCACAATTGTGTTTCCCCTTACATGCACTCTAATGTAAATCTATCACCCTAAAACTGACTTGTATATGTGTGGTTTGCGCTTTGAATCGCAACATTTTGTGAGTTCCAATAGGTGCTGAACTACTGCTGACTGGGAAACTCTGCTATCTCAATCTCAATTGAAACCCACCGTACGGCAATATAAAcgcaatttcaaaaaaaaaacgaagagtATATAGTATATTAGTGCTAGTAACCTAACGCGAGAACAGTATTACTTTGTGTAAACAACGATGCATAACGAAGTCATTAATGCAAATGCGGCTACCCCGTAAGGGGACACAAAACACGTGCTCTAAAGAGAAAATGCAAAGAATCCATTTTctggaagggttttttttttgttttaactgtTCGTcacactgctgctgttgttttgaatgtatttttcgTGGAATTCATGGAAGAGCCAGAGCCCTATTCCAAAAGAGGGATGATTAATTGATGGTGGTCCTTGTTGGTGGAATTATTTGTTGACGGTAAGAGCCTGTCATAGTAGGCATTGACAATACTACACtcacaaacatacatacatacacaaacaaacaaacaaataaaggtTTAGTAATAGGAGCAACTAGCTCAGTAACATATGGTAGGCTTAACTT
This genomic window from Anopheles maculipalpis chromosome 2RL, idAnoMacuDA_375_x, whole genome shotgun sequence contains:
- the LOC126567997 gene encoding uncharacterized protein LOC126567997, whose amino-acid sequence is MESKLAKLEQDTLTNSLEIVHHKVRLLMEVWKVFFDEICYLDYLTSLPSSIEQFLGEIYCLTMNFCVRKTQQIRELQNKVFDLKRVLGIRDGVIEGWDHGNMSLDRKVAELQQQINTLQQQADERKRLMEEYTREEVQLLKELGEAAPPHEPLCANAETGFLPDAQKMAQFADYLSRLRAEKVKRIATRDELQSDIRKKAQQLDWVPRKDRHRELINEQTLIPSLSNLHELQHLDFVLSGLLERKQQQQQQQQQTNATKQQTKKAKKQEKRKKQTQSEESTIPPTSTDGELPVGEEEDDTAVEQELRKKTVSPPPAPPSSPVSEIEIPVSKTTNGMFEKTIEAYMRVEKKAGRPADRQKIIEEMFRRFRASINVWWERCLILPNERQQCKVLYTDQLDEEAFIAHIEQQKLLQSYYHENEPIFRLIYQWAELWNRSLQLQDAECKMPQELAEAKEQLTTIRNQLEGKCREFEQRCQVKFTMYGMPVMQVLQRCQDKREKLKLAKSCKLVQQAPVVRTRTTHAGQQLAPELVLELSLMLRDLMIEKQTEEEDGPDGKQSETDTDDSNRGSEDESGSSSTNSNTSSDDGGEVNQKRDDELLEEAFASATAAVTTKNRIHSVNGHPTSSS